A stretch of DNA from Desulfosarcina ovata subsp. ovata:
CCTCAATCCGGTGGCGGGTTGGTTCATCGATCGTCATGGGAGGAACCACCGCTAGCGAGTCGCCGCTGTGAATCCCCACCGGATCCAGGTTTTCGGCCATGGCAACCATCTGCACGCCATTTTCCGCGTCGCGCAGCAATTCCACTTCCACTTCAAGGTAGCCCGAAAGGGCCGATTCAATGCGTACCCGGCCGGTGGCATCGGAGGGCAGGCGACCGCTCGATGACAGCTGACGCAACTCTTCCACGTTGAAGGCAACCCCGTTGCGCACGGTCAAGTCGGGCTCAATGCAGCGCACAAAAACCGGATAACCGGTTTTTTCAGCCAGGGAGGCCGCATCGGCGATGCTGTCAGCGATCTCCCCTTGGGGAACAGAAAGGCCCTGATCCTCTGCCGCGGCAAAAAACGCCGACGGGTCATGGGCCAGTGCCAGGCTGTTTTCGGTAACCCCCAAGAGCCCGATGTTGTTTTCCTTCAAAAAGCCCGATTGGGTCAGGTCCGCGGCCAGACGCAAGGCTGTCTTTCCACCGACAGAGGGAAAAATGGCGGTTGGTTTTTCTCTTAAAAGGATTTCCGTCATAGCCTCTACGGAAAGCGGTACCAGGTAGGTGCGATCAGCCATGTCGGCATCGGCAGCCAGGGCGGAAGGGTCGCAGTGGGCCATCACGGTTTGAATGCCGGCCGACTTGAACACCTCGCATGCCCGGCAGGCAGCGTCGTCATACGCGCCTGTCTGTCCGATTCGGATGGGTCCGGCGCCGATGATGAGAATTTTCTGGATGGGGGTTGAGGTCATGGAATCTCCTTGGATACGAGGCGGTGCGGAACCGTTGGTACGCTAATAGTATCAGGGGGCCAGGTGGCCGCGGTCAACGGCGCTCTCAATCAGTTCCCGCGCAAAACGCCACAGGTCCGGGGCGCCGGCGTCAATGCGCTGGTTGCGCTCAACGACCTGGGATTTGACGATGCCGTGGCGCTGCCACATTTTTCCGTCGGTAAAAACATTGTGCATCAGCGGTTGCAGGCGGTCCAACGCATTGGCGAAACGCGCCTCGGGGGTGTCTGCCGCTTCGAACTCATCCCACAGGGCCCTGAAGTCATCGGCCTGATCCGCTGGCAACAGGTTGAAGATGCGTTCGGCAGCCGCGGTTTCGCGTTCGGCCTTGTCCGCATAACCGGCCGTATCATAACAATAGGTATCACCGGCATCGATCTCTACCAGATCGTGGATCAGCACCATACGCACCACATGCAACAGGTCAATGGCCCCGTCCCTTGCGTATTCACCCAGCACCAGGGCCATCAGGGCCAGGTGCCAGGAGTGCTCGGCATCGTTTTCCTGGCGGGTGGCGTCGGTAATCAGGGTCTGTCGCTCGATGGTCTTGAGCTTGTCGACCTCGCGGACAAACCGGATTTGCTGCGCTAACCGTTTAAGGTCCATAGTGACTTCGCTTTCTGTTTCAAAACGGCAAAAAGAAAGGGTTCATAATTGCGCAAAACCGACCGGTTTTCAAGGTGCAAAATCAATAAACCGACGATTCTATGGCCTTGACATCAATCAGGTTTCAAAGTAGAAGTTTCTGTTTATCATGAAAATTCCGCTACGGAGGCATCCATGGATTACAAGAAGACCTTGAATCTTCCAAATACCGGCTTTCCCATGAAAGCCAACCTGGCCGCAAAAGAACCCAACCAGCTGAGCGCCTGGGAAAGCGAAGGGCTTTACCCGCGCATCCGCGAAATGTCCAAGGGCCGGCCCCAGTTTATCCTGCACGATGGCCCGCCATACGCCAACGGCCACATCCACATCGGTACGGCCCTGAACAAAATCCTCAAAGACATCATCATCCGCTCACGGCAGATGGCCGGCTTCGACGCCCCCTATGTTCCGGGCTGGGACTGCCACGGCCTGCCCATCGAGCACAATGTGGACAAGGAGCTGGGTTCCAAGAAAAAGGAGATGACCCAGGCCCAGGTGCGCCGCCAGTGCCGGGTCTACGCTGAGAAGTTCATCGATATCCAGCGAAACGAATTCAAGCGCCTGGGCGTGATGGGCGAGTGGGACAATCCCTACCTGACCATGAACTACCCGTACGAGGCGACCATCGCCAAGGAGTGCTGCAAGTTCGCCCTGGACGGCAGCCTTTTTCGCAGCAAGAAGCCGATCCACTGGTGCTGCAGCTGCAAAACGGCGCTGGCCGAAGCCGAGATCGAATATCACGACGAAACCTCGCCGTCGGTCTATGTCAAGTTCGCCCTAAAGGACGACCCGGCCCAGATCGATGACCGGCTGGCCGGGCGGAACGTGGCCGTGGTGATCTGGACCACCACCCCCTGGACCCTGCCGGCCAACCTGGCCGTGGCCCTGCATCCCGATTTCGACTACGCGGCCGTGGAGGTCGACGGTGGTCAGGTGCTGATCCTGGCCCGGGAACTGGTCGACGACTGCATGAAAATTTTCGGTTTCGCCGACTACCGCATCCTGGCCGAATTCAAGGCCGGCGCCCTGGAAAACAAACGCTGCCAACACCCCTTCTACGACCGTGATTCGCTGATCATCCTGGGCGATCACGTGACCCTCGAGGCGGGCACCGGATGCGTTCACACCGCCCCCGGTCACGGCCGGGAGGACTACGACGTGGGACTGCAGTATGGCCT
This window harbors:
- a CDS encoding HD domain-containing protein; its protein translation is MDLKRLAQQIRFVREVDKLKTIERQTLITDATRQENDAEHSWHLALMALVLGEYARDGAIDLLHVVRMVLIHDLVEIDAGDTYCYDTAGYADKAERETAAAERIFNLLPADQADDFRALWDEFEAADTPEARFANALDRLQPLMHNVFTDGKMWQRHGIVKSQVVERNQRIDAGAPDLWRFARELIESAVDRGHLAP